The Bifidobacterium eulemuris genome includes a window with the following:
- a CDS encoding ABC transporter ATP-binding protein, with protein sequence MRVLFRFLKPYKGLIAATLFALLLDVAGALLVPTILAEMINVGADGGTEHILPMGVAMLAITVVSGAGALGGSYLCAKLCANVGRDMRDAIYDSTLRFSDGDFKRFGTGSMITRTLNDINVVQQTLMMSFQMLIPVPIMCVMGIALSFSIDAMMGWVLLVVVLVVVALTAAAVLKAAPIFERLQRFIDRMNTVLRENITGVRVIRAFGRDRHERQRLDTAFSDYATSAIRVNTLFAGLDSFSFFLINIVIVAVMWLGGDRVGAHAMQIGDITALIEYAVLILFYVMMAGFVMFMVPRAFVCLNRAREVIDTTPDITDPETSRQERNAAVDPAVEAKSDLDLAHPKVACFDHLTFRFADGAEDTLQDLTFSCRRGQTTAIIGPTGSGKSTIARLMLRLIDATDGRVLIGGRDVRDVTQRELRDRIAYVPQKAWLFSGTIADNLRYGDANATDEELWHALDVAQAGFVRELPDGLNTRVAQGGTNFSGGQRQRLAIARALTKKADLTIFDDSFSALDFATDAALRKALASEMDDAAMLIIAQRVSTIVHADQIVVLEDGKVQGRGTHEELMRDCPTYREIAYSQMRVAEAGKETDR encoded by the coding sequence ATGAGAGTACTGTTCCGATTTCTGAAACCCTATAAGGGCCTGATCGCCGCGACGTTGTTCGCGCTGCTGCTCGACGTGGCGGGCGCGCTGCTCGTGCCCACGATTCTGGCCGAGATGATCAATGTCGGTGCGGACGGAGGCACCGAACACATCCTGCCCATGGGCGTGGCCATGCTCGCCATCACCGTGGTCTCCGGCGCCGGGGCGCTGGGCGGCAGCTACCTGTGCGCCAAACTGTGCGCCAACGTCGGCCGCGATATGCGCGACGCGATCTACGATTCGACGCTGCGGTTCTCCGACGGCGACTTCAAGCGCTTCGGCACCGGTTCGATGATCACGCGCACGCTGAACGACATCAACGTGGTGCAGCAGACCCTGATGATGAGCTTCCAGATGCTCATCCCCGTGCCCATCATGTGCGTGATGGGCATCGCGTTGTCGTTCTCGATCGATGCGATGATGGGATGGGTGCTGCTCGTCGTGGTGCTGGTGGTCGTGGCGCTCACCGCCGCGGCCGTGCTCAAGGCGGCGCCGATTTTCGAGCGTCTGCAGCGCTTCATCGACCGCATGAACACCGTGCTGCGCGAGAACATCACCGGCGTGCGCGTGATCCGCGCCTTCGGCCGCGACCGCCACGAACGCCAGCGGCTCGATACGGCGTTCTCCGACTATGCGACCAGCGCGATCCGGGTGAACACCCTGTTCGCCGGACTCGACAGCTTCTCGTTCTTCCTGATCAATATCGTGATCGTCGCGGTGATGTGGCTCGGCGGCGACCGTGTGGGTGCGCATGCCATGCAGATCGGCGACATCACGGCGTTGATCGAATACGCGGTGCTGATTCTGTTCTACGTCATGATGGCGGGATTCGTGATGTTCATGGTGCCGCGCGCCTTCGTGTGTCTGAATCGCGCCCGCGAGGTCATCGACACCACGCCCGATATCACCGACCCGGAAACCTCCCGCCAGGAGCGGAATGCCGCCGTCGATCCCGCCGTCGAAGCCAAGTCGGACCTTGACCTGGCGCATCCCAAGGTGGCGTGCTTCGACCACCTCACCTTCCGTTTCGCAGACGGTGCCGAAGACACCCTACAGGACCTCACCTTCTCCTGCCGGCGCGGCCAGACCACCGCGATCATCGGCCCCACCGGCTCCGGCAAGTCGACCATCGCCCGCCTGATGTTGCGTCTGATCGACGCGACCGACGGCCGGGTGCTGATCGGCGGACGCGACGTGCGCGACGTGACCCAGCGCGAGCTGCGCGACCGCATCGCCTACGTGCCGCAGAAGGCGTGGCTGTTCTCCGGTACCATCGCCGACAATCTGCGCTACGGCGACGCGAACGCCACCGACGAGGAGCTGTGGCATGCGCTTGATGTGGCGCAGGCCGGATTCGTGCGCGAACTGCCGGACGGGCTGAACACCCGCGTGGCGCAAGGCGGCACGAACTTCTCCGGCGGCCAGCGCCAGCGTCTCGCCATCGCCCGCGCCCTGACCAAAAAAGCCGACCTGACCATCTTCGACGATTCGTTCTCCGCGTTGGACTTCGCCACCGACGCCGCCCTGCGCAAGGCCTTGGCGAGCGAGATGGACGATGCGGCCATGCTGATCATCGCCCAACGTGTGAGCACCATCGTGCACGCCGACCAGATCGTCGTATTGGAGGACGGCAAGGTGCAGGGTCGCGGCACCCACGAGGAACTGATGCGCGACTGCCCGACATACCGCGAAATCGCCTATTCGCAGATGCGTGTCGCCGAGGCGGGAAAGGAGACGGACCGATGA
- a CDS encoding ABC transporter ATP-binding protein, producing MSQTQQQDMTQESQINAVAGAADDEELEVPRDIKATIVRLWDVAKEQHWRIFVVSASIVCYVVAALAGPMYTAYLLDLLWEKIQAAFTRGENFRIGWHDGGMQIAILLLIYTLEWAFYSTQTLIMASFAERINLKLRNAVGDKLTRLPLRYYDANQPGRIISRVTNDLDKMSEVMQTGLLRLLVAVGQVTGAVVMMVVINVWLALVFVVFAAFSMLVTRLVSRKTLVLAAERQRAVGVLTGHVEEAYSGRAIIRSFNQEGSSAARIHEATRDVADATRRADFMTNAISPAIRLIVRLSQVAIAVMAGLMLAAGQLTVGVFQAFFQYINQASEPLTQMSFTINSLQSALASVERVFDILDADEIEPEPDEPETVSEPVSGRVDFEHVRFGYDADRPLMKDVTFTAEPGHRTAIVGATGAGKTTLINLLMRFYEIDGGHIRLDGADTHRMNRADLRANFGMVLQDAWLFDGTIAENIAYGRPEATREEIVAAAKMARVDYFVRTLPEGYDTRLANDAENISQGQRQLLTIARVILCDPKILILDEATSSVDTHTEQEIGKAMDALMHGRTSFVIAHRLSTIVDADLILVMDHGTIIEQGTHRELLAADGAYARLYNSQFA from the coding sequence ATGAGCCAGACGCAACAGCAGGATATGACGCAGGAATCGCAGATCAACGCCGTCGCGGGCGCCGCGGACGATGAGGAGCTGGAGGTTCCTCGCGACATCAAAGCCACCATCGTCCGCCTGTGGGATGTGGCCAAGGAACAGCATTGGCGCATCTTCGTCGTCTCCGCGTCCATCGTGTGCTATGTGGTGGCCGCGCTGGCCGGACCGATGTACACCGCCTATCTGCTCGACCTGCTGTGGGAGAAGATCCAGGCGGCGTTCACACGCGGCGAAAACTTCCGTATCGGTTGGCACGACGGCGGTATGCAGATCGCCATACTGCTGCTGATCTACACGCTGGAATGGGCGTTCTACTCCACGCAGACCCTCATTATGGCCAGCTTCGCCGAACGCATCAACCTGAAGCTGCGCAACGCCGTGGGCGACAAGCTCACCCGACTGCCGCTGCGCTACTATGACGCGAACCAGCCCGGACGCATCATCAGCCGCGTGACCAACGATCTCGACAAGATGAGCGAGGTCATGCAGACCGGTCTGCTGCGCCTGCTGGTGGCCGTCGGGCAGGTGACCGGCGCCGTGGTGATGATGGTGGTCATCAATGTGTGGCTGGCGTTGGTGTTCGTGGTGTTTGCCGCGTTCTCGATGCTGGTGACGCGTCTGGTCTCGCGCAAGACGCTGGTGCTGGCCGCCGAACGTCAGCGCGCGGTGGGAGTGCTCACCGGCCATGTCGAGGAGGCCTACAGCGGTCGTGCCATCATCCGCTCCTTCAACCAGGAGGGATCGAGCGCCGCGCGCATCCACGAGGCGACGCGCGACGTGGCCGACGCGACGCGACGGGCCGACTTCATGACCAACGCGATCAGCCCCGCCATCCGCCTGATCGTGCGCCTCTCGCAGGTGGCCATCGCGGTGATGGCCGGTCTGATGCTGGCCGCCGGGCAGCTCACCGTGGGTGTGTTCCAGGCGTTCTTCCAATACATCAACCAGGCGAGCGAGCCGCTCACGCAGATGTCGTTCACCATCAACAGCCTGCAATCCGCGCTGGCTTCGGTGGAGCGTGTGTTCGACATCCTCGACGCCGACGAGATCGAGCCTGAGCCGGACGAGCCGGAGACGGTGAGCGAGCCGGTGAGCGGCCGCGTGGACTTCGAGCACGTGCGCTTCGGCTATGACGCGGACCGCCCGCTGATGAAGGACGTGACCTTCACCGCCGAACCCGGCCATCGCACGGCCATCGTGGGCGCGACCGGCGCCGGCAAAACCACGCTGATCAACCTGCTCATGCGCTTCTACGAGATCGACGGCGGGCACATCCGCCTTGACGGTGCGGACACGCACCGCATGAACCGCGCCGACCTGCGTGCCAACTTCGGCATGGTGCTGCAGGACGCGTGGCTGTTCGACGGCACCATCGCCGAGAACATCGCCTACGGGCGGCCCGAGGCGACGCGCGAGGAGATCGTCGCCGCCGCGAAGATGGCGCGCGTGGACTACTTCGTGCGCACGCTGCCCGAGGGCTATGACACCCGCCTGGCGAATGACGCGGAGAACATCAGCCAAGGCCAACGCCAGCTGCTCACCATCGCGCGCGTGATCCTATGCGATCCGAAGATCCTGATCCTCGATGAGGCGACCTCGTCGGTGGACACGCACACCGAGCAGGAGATCGGCAAGGCGATGGACGCGCTGATGCACGGGCGCACGAGCTTCGTGATCGCGCACCGCCTGTCGACCATCGTGGACGCGGACCTGATTCTGGTGATGGACCACGGCACCATCATCGAACAGGGCACGCACCGCGAGCTGTTGGCCGCCGACGGCGCCTACGCCCGCCTCTACAACAGCCAGTTCGCGTAG
- a CDS encoding DUF3566 domain-containing protein has product MSENIVDNESEIEHPFMDDQNDQEGHGEHGDHGERERAGADEKHEPVARVARSASKSASASPSASRPRPVRRGTPRARRMNLSLTRLDAWSVAKVTFMMSIAGGIIQVVATAIIWLMLNVVGVFDQITQMVSSTGLDAGGLDLENVFTLSTVLSAVTIFSIIEVVVITLLMSIVALIYNVVSSLVGGIHVTLGDD; this is encoded by the coding sequence ATGAGCGAGAACATCGTAGACAACGAGTCCGAGATCGAGCATCCGTTCATGGACGATCAGAACGATCAGGAAGGTCACGGAGAGCACGGCGACCATGGCGAGCGTGAGCGGGCCGGCGCGGACGAGAAGCACGAGCCCGTCGCCCGTGTCGCCCGGTCGGCCTCCAAAAGCGCGTCCGCGTCCCCGTCCGCCAGCCGTCCGCGTCCGGTGCGTCGCGGCACTCCGCGAGCCCGCCGCATGAACCTGTCGCTGACCCGCCTCGACGCGTGGTCGGTGGCCAAGGTCACGTTCATGATGTCGATCGCGGGCGGCATCATCCAGGTCGTCGCCACGGCGATCATCTGGCTGATGCTGAACGTCGTGGGCGTGTTCGACCAGATCACGCAGATGGTGTCGTCCACCGGTCTGGACGCCGGCGGACTCGATCTGGAGAACGTGTTCACCCTGAGCACCGTGCTCAGCGCGGTGACGATCTTCTCGATTATCGAAGTCGTGGTGATCACTTTGCTGATGAGCATCGTCGCGCTGATCTACAACGTGGTCAGCTCTTTGGTCGGCGGCATCCACGTCACCCTCGGCGACGACTGA
- a CDS encoding AbrB/MazE/SpoVT family DNA-binding domain-containing protein yields the protein MATIAKWGNSEAIRIPKEIRDQTGLREGSEVTIEADGGNIVIKPKTVRITRIGRYAVPNLADLFADYHGGYQAKEDGFGDPVGAETI from the coding sequence ATGGCGACCATTGCGAAGTGGGGCAATAGCGAGGCGATTCGCATTCCTAAAGAGATCCGCGACCAGACCGGATTGCGCGAAGGCAGTGAGGTCACCATCGAAGCCGACGGAGGCAATATCGTCATCAAACCTAAAACCGTCCGTATCACGCGGATTGGCCGATATGCGGTGCCGAATCTCGCAGATCTGTTTGCTGATTACCACGGTGGTTACCAGGCGAAGGAAGACGGATTCGGCGACCCTGTCGGAGCGGAGACGATATGA
- a CDS encoding MarR family winged helix-turn-helix transcriptional regulator: MAGDTSAQPEHDRSVVPERGIPALLERFNQMWKEIDHAYHEAARRSGLSDCGFCVMYGLMCSAAPMPQKELSSDWQYSKQTVTSAVQQLERRGLIMIRLADGSRRDKVLELTEDGRSFVERNVRPIAVAEQTALEEIGEDNAELLIDLMRRYTSLLDQTIRQ; the protein is encoded by the coding sequence ATGGCGGGCGATACGTCGGCTCAACCGGAGCATGATAGGTCGGTTGTGCCGGAACGCGGCATACCGGCGTTGCTGGAGCGGTTCAACCAGATGTGGAAGGAGATCGACCACGCCTATCATGAGGCCGCCCGGCGGTCGGGTCTGTCCGACTGCGGATTCTGCGTGATGTACGGACTGATGTGCTCCGCCGCGCCGATGCCGCAGAAGGAGCTGTCAAGCGATTGGCAGTACAGCAAGCAGACCGTCACCTCAGCGGTACAGCAACTGGAGCGTCGTGGACTGATCATGATCCGTCTGGCCGACGGCAGCCGACGCGACAAGGTGCTCGAACTAACCGAGGACGGACGAAGCTTCGTCGAACGCAATGTGCGGCCCATCGCCGTGGCCGAGCAGACGGCCTTGGAGGAGATCGGCGAAGACAACGCCGAATTGCTCATCGACCTGATGCGGCGGTACACGTCGCTGCTCGACCAGACCATCCGTCAGTAG
- a CDS encoding RNA-binding domain-containing protein translates to MNMSLPTQESLTIEFKSETSRAISNTEIVDNVVALSNTDGGDLFLGIEDDGTPTGVAHQHRNIDQLAAYLFNHTVPPIQVRPSLIQADDKTIVRISVDASTQLICSNAGRVTHRVIKMDGTPEVVTMYPYEFVSRLSSIGQYDYSAQPAPGARLDDLDAYARDALREQILSSGADTSLLELDDATFDGALGFRTNNSQTGESTPTITGLLMIGEQQALKRCIPTATVVFQVMRDGAPAVDETLQLPLTRAIPRLNELMQPWNHATERMVGMTQQDIMDYNRDALREAMLNALCHRDYSMLAPVHIQLDEIGLTISSPGGFMRGIDASNLLTVTPTPRNRALTDALKRCGYVERTGRGVDRIYAGSAATGRPFPDYSQSTNERVVVFLRKSTPDARFMDMLDQAQQRRGTRLNTEDFLVMAAIRATGQINITEIRQATTLDLGRITAALEALVADGTVTCDADLYSLADSPDTAVDIVVTSNNASPSTDRDRNQILSLAKSNNGIITTRQVMELFDINYLTAYRLLKNLQDDGILTHDGKGRYSRFLLHA, encoded by the coding sequence ATGAACATGTCGCTACCAACACAGGAAAGCCTGACCATCGAATTCAAAAGCGAAACCTCCCGAGCAATCTCTAACACCGAAATTGTGGATAACGTAGTGGCGCTATCAAACACGGACGGCGGCGATTTGTTTCTCGGCATCGAGGATGACGGAACACCCACAGGAGTCGCACACCAACATCGCAACATCGACCAATTGGCGGCATACTTGTTCAACCACACCGTTCCGCCCATACAGGTACGCCCTTCGCTAATCCAAGCGGATGACAAGACCATCGTACGAATCAGCGTGGATGCTAGCACCCAACTGATATGCTCCAACGCAGGCAGGGTCACACATCGCGTCATCAAGATGGACGGTACTCCCGAAGTCGTGACCATGTATCCATATGAGTTCGTATCGCGGCTGTCATCAATCGGGCAGTACGATTACAGTGCGCAACCAGCGCCGGGCGCCCGACTGGACGACCTCGACGCATACGCCCGGGATGCACTTCGCGAGCAAATCCTTTCATCGGGCGCCGACACAAGCTTGCTTGAACTGGATGACGCGACATTCGACGGCGCACTGGGGTTCCGCACCAACAATTCGCAAACCGGCGAAAGCACACCCACCATAACCGGCTTATTGATGATTGGCGAACAACAAGCGCTGAAACGTTGCATACCAACCGCAACCGTCGTATTCCAAGTAATGCGGGACGGCGCACCCGCCGTGGACGAAACGCTTCAACTGCCGCTGACACGGGCCATCCCACGCCTCAACGAGCTGATGCAACCATGGAATCACGCCACTGAGCGCATGGTAGGCATGACCCAGCAAGACATCATGGATTACAACCGCGACGCGTTGCGGGAAGCGATGCTTAACGCCCTATGCCACCGCGATTACTCTATGCTCGCACCTGTGCATATTCAACTTGACGAAATAGGGCTTACCATCTCAAGTCCCGGCGGGTTCATGCGCGGCATCGACGCGAGCAATCTGTTAACCGTGACGCCCACCCCCCGCAATCGAGCCCTCACCGATGCATTGAAGCGTTGCGGATATGTCGAACGCACCGGGCGAGGAGTGGACAGAATCTATGCGGGATCCGCAGCAACAGGACGTCCGTTCCCCGATTATTCACAATCCACCAATGAGCGCGTAGTGGTCTTCCTGCGCAAGAGTACACCAGATGCGCGATTCATGGACATGCTCGATCAAGCTCAACAACGGCGAGGCACCCGTCTCAACACCGAGGATTTCCTTGTCATGGCGGCGATACGCGCCACTGGGCAAATCAACATCACTGAAATACGACAGGCGACCACACTGGATTTAGGTCGTATCACCGCCGCGCTCGAAGCGCTGGTCGCCGATGGCACCGTGACATGCGACGCCGACCTATACTCTTTGGCAGACAGCCCAGATACGGCAGTCGACATCGTCGTCACAAGCAACAACGCCAGTCCCTCTACCGATCGGGACCGGAACCAAATCCTCTCATTGGCAAAATCCAATAACGGCATCATCACCACACGGCAGGTGATGGAACTGTTCGACATCAACTATCTCACTGCATATCGCCTACTCAAAAACCTGCAGGACGATGGGATACTCACCCACGATGGCAAAGGACGATATTCGAGGTTCCTGTTGCATGCCTGA
- a CDS encoding type II toxin-antitoxin system PemK/MazF family toxin, which produces MNGFRRGDVVAADLDPSSGHEQRKRRYLLVVSNESYNRVCNLTMVCPITSTDNGYPLHAEVHPISPDLQIEGFAQAEQLKALDLKSRNAQLVGYVPQDELDVVLELVMACLV; this is translated from the coding sequence ATGAACGGCTTTCGCAGAGGCGACGTGGTCGCGGCCGATCTTGATCCGTCGTCCGGTCATGAGCAACGCAAACGACGGTATCTGCTCGTGGTGAGCAATGAAAGCTACAATCGAGTATGCAACCTCACCATGGTCTGTCCGATCACTTCAACGGATAATGGATATCCGCTGCATGCGGAAGTCCATCCGATTTCTCCGGATTTGCAGATTGAGGGCTTTGCTCAAGCCGAGCAGTTGAAGGCTCTTGATTTGAAATCCCGTAACGCGCAACTGGTTGGCTATGTGCCGCAGGATGAGTTGGACGTCGTGCTGGAACTGGTGATGGCTTGCTTGGTGTGA